CAGTGGTGATTGCGGCGATGGAGGCGGTTGCTCATGGCTGAACGGATGGGATTCCCCACGTCGATTGAGCGTGTCGAGAGACTGACGCCGACATTGCGACGATTTGTGCTCCGGGCGCAGAAGCAGGCGTTACCGCCTGTATCGCCAGGAAGTTATGCTACTCTTGAATTCGGGGATGGAGAGAAAGTTTACAAGAACGCCTACTCGATTGTTATGCGTTCGGAAGACGGACTGGAACTGACAGTGATTGTGCGGCTTGCGCCGCAGTCACGTGGCGGCTCGCGGTTCCTGCATGAAAAGGGCCAGCCGGGGTTGCCGGTGTGGATCGGAAGCGTCGCGAACCTTTTTCCAATTGTGAAAACAGCGAGGCGTCACCTTCTTCTTTCTGCTGGTATAGGGATCACCCCCTTTCTGTCCTATCTGAAAAAAATGCGCTCTATTGGAGCAGATTACACATTGCATCATTTCTGTCGCCCGGAAGAGCGCTCAGCCTTCGACGCATTGCTGTCAGAACAGGATCAGACGCGCGTTTTTGTGCATACCGGATTGCCGTCAGAAGTCGGTCTTGCTGACTGG
The Acetobacter aceti genome window above contains:
- a CDS encoding PDR/VanB family oxidoreductase; amino-acid sequence: MAERMGFPTSIERVERLTPTLRRFVLRAQKQALPPVSPGSYATLEFGDGEKVYKNAYSIVMRSEDGLELTVIVRLAPQSRGGSRFLHEKGQPGLPVWIGSVANLFPIVKTARRHLLLSAGIGITPFLSYLKKMRSIGADYTLHHFCRPEERSAFDALLSEQDQTRVFVHTGLPSEVGLADWLRDESIATHVYFCGPEGFMKWVEETTHKLGFAPGKVHSEHFFVPEGGRPFEVILARSGRRVSVKADETLLEALELADVDAPCMCRGGACGACEVTVLGGQPDHRDHVLTEAERASGNIILTCVSRAKTDTLTLDL